tcaaaagtgtacggcagctatacgtatgctggcatatggtcaatcgggagatacatatgacgaatatctccgacttggtgacaGTACATCACGtttatgtttagaaaatttCACTAATGCAATAATTGAtttgtttggagatgagtatctacgaagcCCTACACCTgaggatcttcaacgattaCTCGATGTCGGAGAGGTACGCGGGTTTCCAGGGATGATAggcagcatcgactgtatgcattgggagtggaaaaactgcccaacagcttggaaaggtcagtacacacgtggttcaggaaagccgacaattgtcttagaagccGTGGCATCACaggatctttggatatggcacgcttttttcggattaccaggtaccctcaacgatatcaatgttcttgatcggtcaccagtttttgatgacatcttacaaggtcgagcacctaaagtgaagttcaaggtcaacaaccacacttatcgtatGGCCTACTACCTTACGGAcggaatttatccaaaatgggcaacatttatccaatccatcccacttcctcaaggtcctaaagctGAGCTATTTGCTGAACGTCAAGAATCcaccagaaaagatgtcgaacgggcttttggagtattgcaatcgaggtttgcaattgttaaaaacccagctctactatgggacaaggaaaagataggaaagattatgagaacttgtgtcatattgcacaatatgatagtagagaacGAACGACACGGATACGCTCAAATTGATACATCTGAGTTCGAGTCAGGAGAGTCAAGCAGAAGTTCGAGGGTGCAACGGAGAGAAAGTATTCATGGCGGTGATATGTTAGGCATTCGCAGAGAAGTCCGAGATAAAGAGAAGCATGATCGTTTGAAAGCGGatttaatggaaaatatatGGCAAAAGTTTGGTAatgaagattaataatgtttttatgttcttctatttctcaatttatgtaatctactcttatgtattgaataaaaagttttaaaatatttataatatattttaatattttatttatgtattctcaataatttgaaattttctttttttttatttatattattattttattcctatgaACTCCTTCTTCGGGTTCACTAATGCAGAAAACAACAAATACAGGTTCATAACTATTTATGGCCccacaataaaatattaaaaaaattgggtgAACCCCAAAGGGGGTTCACCAATGCTCATGCTCTCAACATGTTTTCGGAAGGCCCACTTCAATTCATTAGCTTTTATATTCGTCCACTACCTTAGTTGCTTTCCAGTCATACTTCACAAATAATTGTTCCATCGTTTCTATATCGctggtaataaaaaaaatatgatgtgTCACCATCTTTAATAAGTCTGATCGGGTTAAGAAATTTGAGATAGTTCAGACTATTCTTTACAAAGTCGAGTACTTTTGACTTTTGAGCTTCCAATGGATCATTCGCGCACACCCGTTAAACTTTAGTCTCCACAGTTTGAAGAATCTATTCTGCATTGCCTGCTGATTAATATATTCAAGAAACTGTGTAGCGGTTGTATGAGATAaggtaaagtatatatatgcACGACATCCATGTCCCCTCATCTCAATTAGTAAGGATCATCGAACAGTTTAAATCAGGCTAGGTTACTTGTATATATTACCAGGCTACCACGCAAGAAAGTTACATACAAAATCTTATACTGCAAAATGGAGTAAtgagttttttgtttggtcgtcactctattttccactctattttgcagtaaattatgGAAAGGGGTTAAAAATGCTATAACAATATTGTATCTATTGAATTTTGATgctatgaaatatttttctccattactttagttttaatttcttttatctttGTTATTTGAGGATTTATTTCTACCATCTCCGTACATTTTTTACTCACTTCTTTATAATTGTAACTTGACTTATAAGTAATTTGGGTTGGctctattttctaaaattttggtTTGCTAATTCTGTATTAAAATTACTGAGCTAATACACAAATTaactttaaacattttttaccaAATAATAAGTCAGCGCTACTGTCATTGTTTATGTTTGGTAATTTTCTTTATTCCTCAAGTTAAATTTGCAAAAATATCTGCTCTtaccaaaactatgaaaaaaaGACAATGGTAATTTGCGATGGTACTCTTTCAGAACAATGGTAAGAACAATAACATTATAAATTTGCGATATTAATTTAGTGATGAGCTAACATTAtagttaattttgtaatttaccAAATGTTGAATtatagtattaaaatattttagattatgGAAATATTAAACAATTCAACCAGTTAAATGTTCACTCTCCTCATCAgcttatatataatttccaataacaaaaaag
The sequence above is drawn from the Brassica napus cultivar Da-Ae chromosome A8, Da-Ae, whole genome shotgun sequence genome and encodes:
- the LOC111200100 gene encoding putative nuclease HARBI1 isoform X1, yielding MSSSSSDEVDEALEEMVDQVVDNFFDSVIHAHPNKPTRRAYIERHREQGHNQLWNDYFTENPTYPPEMFRRRFRMNKPLFLRIVERLTNEVPYFQQRRNACGRNGLSALQKCTAAIRMLAYGQSGDTYDEYLRLGDSTSRLCLENFTNAIIDLFGDEYLRSPTPEDLQRLLDVGEVRGFPGMIGSIDCMHWEWKNCPTAWKGQYTRGSGKPTIVLEAVASQDLWIWHAFFGLPGTLNDINVLDRSPVFDDILQGRAPKVKFKVNNHTYRMAYYLTDGIYPKWATFIQSIPLPQGPKAELFAERQESTRKDVERAFGVLQSRFAIVKNPALLWDKEKIGKIMRTCVILHNMIVENERHGYAQIDTSEFESGESSRSSRVQRRESIHGGDMLGIRREVRDKEKHDRLKADLMENIWQKFGNED